From one Perca fluviatilis chromosome 10, GENO_Pfluv_1.0, whole genome shotgun sequence genomic stretch:
- the LOC120566697 gene encoding uncharacterized protein C3orf85-like, with amino-acid sequence MKFVILFVLLSGAFAAPFMKEEQAKRFIRLKRQSGYWDPHHSQNQWGYTIQEQANEYWTALRTDAQYYMDMSNMMFDRSVATENNRLYMEMLRQARAHLDSQTDQHR; translated from the exons ATGAAGTTTGTGATCCTGTTTGTTCTTTTGAGTG GGGCTTTTGCTGCCCCATTCATGAAGGAAGAGCAGGCAAAGCGATTCATCAGGCTGAAGAGACAGTCGGGATACTGGGATCCGCACCACTCTCAGAACCAGTGGGGTTACACCATTCAGGAACAG GCAAACGAGTACTGGACAGCACTACGAACAGATGCACAGTACTACATGGACATGAGTAACATGATGTTTGACCGCTCTGTGGCTAC GGAAAACAACAGGCTGTATATGGAGATGCTGCGCCAAGCACGAGCTCACCTGGACAGTCAGACGGATCAACacagataa
- the LOC120566696 gene encoding neuronal acetylcholine receptor subunit non-alpha-2-like, translating into MKLAVLLLLFFPLSLADIPAPSEFVSLAEMEDTLLKNLFQGYQRWVRPIQHVNDTIRVRFGLKISQLVDVDEKNQLMTTNVWLCQEWIDYKLRWNPDKYGGITSIRVPSENIWLPDIVLYENADGRFEGSLMTKAIVKFNGAITWTPPASYKSACTMDVTFFPFDRQNCTMKFGSWTYDGNMVDLVLIDNQVDRKDFFDNGEWEILSATGVRGNRMDDMYSYPFLTYSFILKRLPLFYTLFLIIPCLGLSFLTVLVFYLPSDEGEKLSLSTSVLVSLTVFLLVIEEIIPSSSKVIPLIGEYLLFIMIFVTLSIIVTVFVINVHHRSSASYHPMSPWVRNLFLQKLPRLLCMRGHTDRYHYPELAPESPELKPRSGGRKGGQRANSGTQGQTTSDGKEDEAWATMLDKAIYSVRYISRHIRKEHFIHEVVQDWKFVAQVLDRIFLWAFLTVSVLGTVLIFTPALYMFFKIPPPTASEDPPSN; encoded by the exons ATGAAGTTGGcggtcctcctccttctcttctttccGCTTTCCCTCGCCGACATCCCCG CTCCGAGTGAGTTTGTGTCCTTGGCGGAGATGGAGGACACCCTACTGAAGAACCTTTTCCAAGGCTACCAGCGCTGGGTCAGGCCCATCCAGCACGTCAACGACACTATTAGGGTACGCTTCGGACTCAAGATCTCCCAGCTGGTTGATGTG GATGAGAAGAACCAGCTAATGACAACTAACGTCTGGCTTTGTCAG GAGTGGATCGATTACAAGCTGCGATGGAATCCAGACAAATACGGAGGAATCACTTCCATCAGAGTCCCCTCTGAAAATATTTGGCTCCCAGACATCGTCCTCTATGAGAA TGCTGATGGGAGGTTTGAGGGCTCCCTGATGACAAAAGCCATTGTCAAGTTCAATGGTGCCATCACCTGGACGCCACCTGCAAGTTACAAATCCGCATGCACGATGGACGTCACCTTCTTCCCATTCGACCGCCAGAACTGCACCATGAAGTTTGGCTCCTGGACATATGATGGTAACATGGTGGACCTGGTCCTGATAGACAACCAGGTAGACCGGAAGGACTTCTTTGATAATGGGGAGTGGGAGATCCTTAGTGCCACTGGTGTCAGAGGGAACAGGATGGACGACATGTATTCGTACCCCTTTCTCACATATTCTTTCATTCTGAAGAGGTTGCCGTTGTTCTACACCCTCTTCCTCATCATCCCTTGTTTGGGTTTGTCCTTTCTGACTGTCCTGGTGTTTTACCTTCCCTCGGATGAAGGAGAAAAGCTGTCACTCTCCACCTCTGTCCTTGTGTCGCTCACTGTGTTCCTCCTGGTCATAGAAGAAATCATCCCCTCCTCTTCCAAGGTGATCCCGCTCATTGGAGAGTACCTGCTGTTCATCATGATATTTGTAACACTGTCAATCATCGTCACTGTCTTTGTCATCAATGTGCACCACCGCTCCTCAGCCAGCTACCACCCCATGTCGCCGTGGGTCCGTAATCTCTTCCTTCAGAAACTCCCAAGGTTGCTCTGCATGCGTGGACACACCGACCGCTACCACTACCCAGAGCTGGCTCCCGAAAGCCCCGAGCTCAAGCCTCGCTCTGGAGGTCGGAAAGGAGGCCAGAGGGCGAACAGCGGAACTCAAGGACAGACAACTTCTGATGGGAAGGAGGACGAGGCCTGGGCGACCATGTTGGACAAGGCTATCTACTCGGTGCGTTACATCAGCAGACACATCCGCAAGGAACACTTCATCCACGAG GTGGTACAAGACTGGAAGTTTGTGGCCCAGGTGTTAGACAGGATCTTCCTGTGGGCTTTCCTCACCGTCTCAGTACTGGGCACTGTCCTCATCTTCACTCCAGCTCTGTACATGTTTTTTAAAATCCCTCCTCCAACTGCAAGCGAGGATCCACCTTCAAACTAG